A genome region from Arthrobacter sp. SLBN-100 includes the following:
- a CDS encoding M20/M25/M40 family metallo-hydrolase, which yields MPDVLPEDEVVRICQELIRIDTSNYGDGSGPGERAAAEYAAGLIEEVGMEAEIFESAPGRANVVTRMAGEDPSASALVVHGHLDVVPALRDQWSVDPFGAELKDGLIWGRGAVDMKDMDAMILAVLRSFARTGQKPKRDIIFAFFADEEAGGVLGARYAVDKRPELFEGATEAISEVGGFSATIGGQRTYLLQTAEKGISWLRLVAHGRAGHGSQISTDNAVTRLAAAVTRIGEYKWPIELTPTTRQFLDGVTELTGVEFDADNPDLLLNQLGTVARFVGATLQNTTNPTLLKGGYKHNVIPESAEALIDCRTLPGQQEHVLEIVRELAGTGVDVSYVHNDVSLEVPFAGNLVDSMIDALHREDPGAKVLPYTLSGGTDNKSLSRLGITGYGFAPLMLPDELDFTGMFHGVDERVPADSLKFGARVLNTLLTNY from the coding sequence ATGCCTGATGTCCTGCCCGAGGATGAAGTTGTCCGTATCTGCCAGGAGCTCATCCGGATCGACACCTCAAACTACGGTGACGGGTCAGGGCCGGGGGAGAGGGCAGCGGCTGAGTATGCAGCCGGGCTCATCGAGGAAGTTGGCATGGAAGCCGAGATCTTCGAGTCAGCCCCCGGCCGGGCAAACGTGGTCACCCGGATGGCCGGCGAGGATCCTTCGGCCAGTGCGCTGGTGGTCCACGGCCACCTCGACGTTGTTCCCGCGCTGCGGGACCAGTGGTCGGTGGACCCATTCGGCGCCGAACTGAAGGACGGGCTCATCTGGGGCCGCGGCGCCGTCGACATGAAGGACATGGACGCCATGATCCTTGCCGTCCTGCGCAGCTTCGCCCGGACAGGCCAAAAGCCCAAGCGTGACATCATCTTCGCCTTCTTCGCTGACGAGGAAGCCGGCGGTGTCCTGGGAGCCCGCTACGCGGTCGACAAGCGCCCCGAACTCTTCGAGGGCGCCACGGAAGCCATCTCCGAGGTGGGCGGCTTCTCGGCAACCATTGGCGGGCAGCGGACCTACCTGCTCCAAACAGCGGAAAAAGGAATTTCCTGGCTGCGCCTGGTAGCACACGGCAGGGCAGGCCACGGATCCCAGATCAGCACCGACAACGCGGTGACCCGCCTCGCGGCAGCGGTAACCCGCATTGGCGAATACAAGTGGCCCATCGAACTGACACCCACCACCAGGCAGTTCCTGGACGGCGTGACGGAACTCACGGGCGTGGAGTTCGACGCCGACAATCCGGACCTCCTGCTGAACCAGCTGGGAACGGTGGCGCGTTTCGTCGGTGCCACCCTGCAGAACACCACCAACCCCACACTGCTCAAGGGCGGCTACAAGCACAACGTCATCCCCGAGTCAGCCGAAGCCCTCATTGATTGCCGCACCTTGCCCGGCCAGCAGGAGCACGTCCTCGAAATAGTTCGGGAGCTGGCAGGAACCGGAGTGGATGTCAGCTATGTCCATAACGACGTTTCCCTGGAGGTCCCCTTCGCCGGCAACCTGGTGGACTCCATGATCGATGCCCTGCACAGGGAGGACCCCGGCGCCAAGGTGCTGCCGTACACGCTCTCCGGCGGCACGGACAACAAGTCCCTCAGCCGGCTCGGCATCACCGGCTACGGCTTCGCACCGCTGATGCTGCCGGACGAGCTGGACTTCACCGGCATGTTCCACGGCGTGGACGAGCGCGTACCCGCGGACTCGCTCAAGTTCGGCGCCCGGGTGCTCAACACCCTGCTCACCAATTACTGA
- a CDS encoding acyl-CoA dehydrogenase family protein: MSPEDILPDELLERIRGRAAGYDRDNAFFHEDLEELVEAGYLKLFVPVDDGGKGLGLAAAAQCQRRLATAAPATALAVNMHLVWTGVAQVLGARGDASLDFVLREAAEGEIFAFGNSEGGNDSVLFDSRTMAQPQPGGGYTFTGTKIFTSLSPAWSRLGIFGKDASGRDGDGELVHGFITRETPGYRILDDWDTLGMRASQSSTTVLEGVAVPGNRIFRKLPVGPSRDPLIFAIFACFETLLAAVYTGLGERALAVGVEAVKRRTSFKNGGRSYAQDPDIRWKVAEAAMAMDNLYPQLASVTGDVDSLADHGPQWFPKLVGLKVNATETARRVVDLAIRVSGGSSYFRGSELERLYRDVLAGMFHPSDDESAHNTVANAWLGPLEE; this comes from the coding sequence ATGAGCCCGGAGGACATCCTGCCGGACGAGTTGCTGGAACGGATCCGGGGCCGGGCCGCCGGATACGACAGGGACAACGCGTTCTTCCACGAGGACCTGGAGGAGCTTGTTGAGGCCGGTTACCTCAAGCTTTTTGTCCCCGTGGACGACGGCGGAAAGGGACTTGGCCTCGCGGCGGCGGCGCAGTGCCAGCGCAGGCTGGCAACGGCTGCCCCCGCCACTGCACTGGCGGTGAACATGCACCTGGTGTGGACCGGCGTCGCCCAGGTTCTCGGCGCGCGCGGGGACGCTTCGCTGGACTTTGTCCTCAGGGAAGCTGCCGAAGGAGAAATCTTCGCCTTCGGCAACTCCGAAGGCGGCAATGATTCGGTCCTCTTCGACTCCCGCACCATGGCGCAGCCTCAGCCCGGCGGCGGCTACACCTTCACCGGAACCAAGATCTTCACCAGCCTGTCGCCGGCATGGAGCAGGCTGGGCATCTTCGGAAAAGACGCTTCCGGCAGGGATGGCGACGGCGAACTCGTCCACGGTTTCATCACACGGGAAACGCCGGGCTACCGGATCCTTGACGACTGGGACACGCTGGGAATGCGCGCCAGCCAATCCAGTACCACTGTCCTGGAGGGTGTTGCAGTCCCGGGAAACCGGATCTTCCGCAAGCTCCCGGTAGGGCCCAGCCGGGACCCGCTGATCTTCGCCATCTTCGCGTGCTTCGAGACACTGTTGGCCGCCGTCTACACCGGGTTGGGGGAGCGGGCGCTGGCCGTAGGGGTTGAGGCCGTCAAACGGCGCACCTCGTTCAAGAACGGCGGGCGCAGCTACGCGCAGGACCCGGACATCCGGTGGAAGGTCGCGGAAGCAGCCATGGCCATGGACAACCTGTACCCGCAGCTGGCATCCGTAACGGGCGACGTCGACAGCCTCGCAGACCATGGCCCGCAGTGGTTCCCGAAGCTCGTGGGCCTGAAGGTCAATGCCACGGAAACGGCACGGCGCGTTGTGGACCTGGCCATCCGGGTCAGCGGCGGATCAAGCTACTTCCGGGGCTCTGAACTCGAACGGCTCTACCGGGACGTGCTGGCGGGCATGTTCCACCCGTCCGACGACGAGTCGGCCCACAACACGGTGGCCAACGCCTGGCTGGGGCCGCTCGAAGAGTAA
- a CDS encoding DUF5703 family protein, with protein MKEQFLTSSVQRERDYAKQYEYLVLTVSPVDSLHEARRRLVEHSEYGKWELERSKLYMGGGRRFWLRRRVLQVQRTV; from the coding sequence ATGAAGGAACAATTTCTCACCAGCTCGGTCCAGCGGGAACGGGACTATGCGAAGCAGTACGAGTACCTCGTACTGACGGTGAGCCCTGTTGATTCACTGCACGAGGCAAGGCGCCGCCTGGTGGAGCACTCCGAATACGGCAAGTGGGAGCTGGAGCGCAGCAAGCTGTACATGGGCGGAGGCAGGAGGTTCTGGCTGCGCCGCCGGGTCTTGCAGGTCCAGCGGACCGTATAG
- a CDS encoding aldo/keto reductase translates to MQQRYVGNSGLRVSALSLGTMTWAGETDEQDASELLRTFLNAGGRHVDTAASYTDGRSEAMIGSLLGDVVARTEISISTKAGMTTPDGRRSVDTSRNAMLSGLEASLARLGTDYVDIWFAQAWDGNVPLDETLSALDFAVRTGRARYAGISNFTGWQAAKAAAIAGFPLVAAQAEYSFLQRKPEAELIPAVEDAGLGLMAWAPLGRGVLTGKYRGSIPSGSRGASAAGAGYVEPYLDGQASRTVEAVCMAAKGLGRTPQDVSLSWLLSQHGVSSAIVGPRTPAQLKEILDAQLTPLPPEIACALEDASAAR, encoded by the coding sequence ATGCAGCAGCGTTACGTCGGCAACAGTGGATTGCGAGTTTCCGCCCTTTCCCTTGGCACCATGACCTGGGCCGGCGAGACGGACGAACAGGACGCTTCGGAGTTGCTGCGCACCTTCCTTAACGCGGGCGGCCGGCATGTTGACACGGCGGCGTCGTACACGGACGGGCGCTCCGAGGCGATGATCGGTTCCCTACTGGGCGACGTGGTGGCCCGGACGGAGATTTCCATCTCCACGAAAGCGGGAATGACGACGCCGGATGGCCGCCGCAGCGTGGACACCTCCCGTAATGCAATGCTCAGCGGCCTTGAGGCGAGCCTTGCCAGGCTCGGCACCGACTATGTGGACATCTGGTTCGCGCAGGCCTGGGATGGCAACGTGCCTTTAGACGAAACGCTGTCCGCCTTGGATTTTGCGGTGCGGACGGGACGGGCCCGCTACGCCGGTATTTCGAACTTCACCGGGTGGCAGGCGGCGAAGGCTGCGGCCATCGCAGGGTTTCCGCTGGTTGCCGCCCAGGCTGAATATTCATTTCTGCAGCGAAAGCCGGAGGCGGAGCTTATCCCGGCGGTTGAGGATGCCGGGTTGGGACTAATGGCGTGGGCGCCGCTGGGGCGTGGCGTGCTGACAGGGAAGTACCGCGGCAGCATCCCTTCCGGTTCCCGCGGTGCTTCCGCGGCGGGAGCCGGTTACGTTGAGCCGTACCTTGACGGCCAAGCATCCAGGACGGTTGAGGCCGTGTGCATGGCAGCGAAAGGACTGGGTCGGACGCCGCAGGATGTGTCCCTGAGCTGGCTGTTATCGCAGCATGGTGTATCCAGCGCGATTGTGGGGCCCCGCACGCCTGCGCAGCTCAAAGAAATCCTGGACGCCCAGCTGACACCCCTGCCGCCTGAGATTGCGTGCGCCCTGGAGGACGCTTCAGCAGCCCGCTAG
- a CDS encoding undecaprenyl-diphosphate phosphatase, translating into MNWFEAALLGLVQGLTEFLPISSSAHLRIVGQFLPNAADPGAAFTAITQLGTETAVLIYFRRDIVRIVKAWAGSLAGRVSRQDPDARMGWLVILGSLPIIVLGLLFQDQIESVLRSMWIVATMLIVFGLLLAVADAVGKQERDLTCLTYKHGILYGFAQAMALIPGVSRSGGTITAGLLMGYTREAAARYSFLLAIPAVFGSGLFQLYKTVSKEGITGPYGLPETALATVIALVVGYIIIGWFLKFVSTRSYRLFVWYRIFLGLALYLLLGFNVISA; encoded by the coding sequence GTGAACTGGTTTGAGGCGGCCCTGCTGGGCCTTGTGCAGGGATTGACCGAATTTCTACCTATTTCATCAAGCGCGCACCTGAGGATTGTGGGGCAGTTCCTGCCCAATGCGGCGGACCCCGGCGCAGCTTTCACCGCGATTACCCAACTGGGAACCGAGACTGCGGTGCTCATCTATTTCCGGCGCGACATCGTCCGGATCGTGAAGGCATGGGCCGGCTCACTCGCCGGAAGGGTATCCAGGCAGGACCCCGACGCCCGGATGGGCTGGCTTGTTATCCTGGGCAGCCTCCCAATAATTGTTCTGGGCCTGCTGTTCCAGGACCAGATCGAGTCAGTGCTCCGCAGCATGTGGATCGTCGCCACCATGCTGATCGTGTTCGGCCTGCTCCTCGCCGTAGCTGACGCGGTGGGCAAGCAGGAACGTGACCTGACCTGCCTCACATACAAGCACGGCATCCTCTACGGCTTTGCCCAGGCCATGGCACTGATCCCCGGCGTGTCCCGGTCCGGCGGCACCATCACCGCCGGCCTCCTGATGGGCTACACGCGTGAAGCGGCCGCACGCTACTCCTTCCTGCTGGCAATTCCCGCCGTTTTTGGCAGTGGGCTTTTCCAGCTGTACAAGACGGTGTCCAAGGAAGGCATCACCGGCCCCTACGGCCTGCCGGAGACCGCCCTTGCCACCGTCATCGCCCTGGTGGTGGGCTACATCATCATCGGCTGGTTCCTGAAATTCGTCTCCACCCGCAGCTACCGCCTCTTCGTCTGGTACCGGATCTTCCTGGGCCTCGCGCTGTACCTGCTTCTCGGTTTCAATGTCATCAGCGCCTAG
- the mshC gene encoding cysteine--1-D-myo-inosityl 2-amino-2-deoxy-alpha-D-glucopyranoside ligase, whose product MKSWISRPVPDVPGSMPAIRLFDTALRREVALELDGRPSMYVCGITPYDATHMGHAASYVAFDLLNRAWRDAGHEVSYVQNVTDVDDPLLERATATGVDWQDLAASQIELFQTDMEALNVLAPDHYVGAVESIPLIVPEVERLVSLGLAYKVQGSNGEPDGDIYYDVEAAGKQSVSPDAWTLGSVSGLAESEMLELFAERGGDPGRSGKRQALDPLLWRVAREGEPSWPGGSLGAGRPGWHIECTVIAQKYLPSPFTVQGGGSDLIFPHHEMGAGHAYSLAGVPLAKHYAHAGMVGLDGEKMSKSKGNLVLVSKLRAAGEDPAAVRLAILAHHYRSDWSWTDEGFEAAKADLAAWRQALDHAPAGSASALIAEMRAALAADLNAPAAVAAVTRWAGQANSAGTPASREDQVLVRDAVDALLGIRL is encoded by the coding sequence GTGAAATCCTGGATCTCCCGCCCTGTTCCTGACGTGCCCGGCAGCATGCCCGCCATCCGGTTGTTCGATACCGCCTTACGACGCGAGGTAGCCCTGGAATTGGACGGCCGGCCGTCCATGTACGTCTGCGGCATCACTCCGTACGACGCCACGCATATGGGTCACGCCGCCAGCTATGTCGCGTTCGACCTCCTGAACCGGGCCTGGCGGGACGCCGGCCATGAGGTGTCGTACGTCCAGAACGTCACGGACGTGGATGATCCCTTGCTGGAACGCGCCACGGCAACCGGGGTGGACTGGCAGGACCTGGCGGCAAGCCAGATTGAGCTCTTCCAGACGGATATGGAGGCACTGAACGTCCTCGCACCGGATCACTACGTCGGCGCCGTCGAATCCATCCCTTTGATCGTTCCAGAGGTGGAACGCCTCGTCAGCCTCGGGCTGGCTTACAAGGTGCAGGGCAGCAACGGTGAGCCTGACGGCGACATTTATTACGACGTCGAAGCGGCCGGCAAGCAGTCAGTGTCACCGGACGCCTGGACCCTCGGTTCCGTCTCCGGACTGGCCGAAAGCGAAATGCTGGAACTCTTCGCCGAACGCGGCGGCGATCCCGGCCGGTCCGGCAAGCGGCAGGCATTGGACCCGCTGCTGTGGCGGGTGGCGCGTGAGGGCGAGCCGAGCTGGCCGGGCGGCAGCCTCGGAGCAGGCCGGCCCGGGTGGCACATCGAGTGCACGGTGATTGCCCAGAAGTACCTGCCCTCGCCCTTCACTGTGCAGGGCGGAGGGTCCGACCTGATCTTCCCGCACCATGAGATGGGAGCGGGCCACGCCTATTCGCTGGCCGGCGTCCCGCTGGCAAAACATTATGCCCACGCCGGCATGGTGGGGCTGGACGGCGAGAAGATGAGCAAGTCCAAGGGCAACCTGGTGCTGGTGTCGAAGCTGCGTGCGGCGGGGGAAGACCCGGCGGCCGTCCGCCTGGCCATCCTCGCCCACCACTACCGTTCGGACTGGTCATGGACTGACGAAGGATTCGAGGCCGCAAAGGCAGACCTGGCGGCCTGGCGCCAGGCGCTGGACCATGCTCCCGCCGGCTCGGCTTCCGCCCTCATCGCGGAAATGCGCGCGGCCCTGGCTGCCGACCTCAACGCCCCCGCGGCGGTTGCGGCCGTCACCCGCTGGGCAGGACAGGCGAACTCGGCCGGAACCCCCGCCAGCCGCGAGGACCAGGTGTTGGTGCGGGACGCCGTCGACGCCCTCCTCGGTATCCGCCTCTGA
- a CDS encoding PAC2 family protein yields the protein MNSFEGDTTEPGAGPARERFLQPVPDGQRVTVMLAAFEGWNDAGEAASDSLRYLNKLWGGKKVASIDADEYYDFQFTRPTIRRNAAGERKIKWPSTRIYKASAPNSNVDVIFVQGTEPSYKWRAYTAELLVHAEALNVDYVILVGALLADVPHSRPIPVSTSSDDGPLRERMNLEASQYEGPVGIVGVLSEVSLLAGIPTVSLWAAVPHYVAQAPSPKAQLALLHRIEELLQVPLDTHELAEEADAWERGVDELATEDPEIAAYVRQLEEAKDTADLPEATGESIAREFERYLKRRGQDRP from the coding sequence ATGAATAGCTTCGAGGGAGACACCACCGAACCGGGGGCAGGACCTGCCCGCGAACGGTTCCTGCAGCCTGTGCCTGACGGGCAGCGCGTGACAGTGATGCTTGCCGCCTTTGAAGGCTGGAATGACGCCGGCGAGGCCGCAAGCGACTCGCTGCGGTATCTCAACAAGCTTTGGGGCGGCAAGAAGGTGGCGTCCATTGACGCGGACGAGTACTACGATTTCCAGTTCACGCGCCCCACGATTCGCCGGAACGCTGCCGGCGAACGCAAGATCAAGTGGCCCTCCACGCGCATCTACAAGGCCAGCGCACCCAATTCGAACGTGGACGTCATCTTTGTCCAGGGCACTGAGCCGTCCTATAAATGGCGGGCGTACACCGCCGAACTCCTGGTCCATGCCGAAGCCCTGAACGTTGACTACGTCATCCTGGTGGGCGCACTGCTGGCGGATGTCCCCCACAGCCGGCCCATTCCCGTGAGTACTTCCTCGGACGACGGGCCGCTGCGGGAACGCATGAACCTGGAAGCGTCACAGTATGAGGGGCCGGTGGGAATCGTGGGGGTTCTCTCCGAGGTTTCGCTGCTGGCTGGCATCCCCACGGTCTCGCTGTGGGCCGCGGTTCCGCACTACGTTGCGCAGGCGCCTTCGCCGAAAGCACAGCTGGCACTCCTCCACCGCATCGAGGAGCTGCTCCAGGTGCCGCTGGACACGCACGAGCTGGCGGAAGAGGCCGACGCCTGGGAGCGCGGCGTGGACGAACTGGCCACCGAGGATCCCGAAATCGCGGCGTACGTCCGGCAGCTTGAGGAGGCAAAGGACACCGCCGATCTTCCGGAAGCAACCGGGGAGTCCATTGCCCGCGAGTTCGAGCGGTACCTCAAACGCCGGGGCCAGGACCGGCCCTGA
- a CDS encoding HAD family hydrolase yields MDGTIVDTEPYWIAAEHALVEAHGGTWSHEQAMQLVGQSLTFSAGLLQQAGVDLGIRQIIDTLTAEVVASVRQQVPWRPGARELLEDLHQAGVRCALVTMSEGPLAREVVASLPRPYFEVVVTGDTVTQGKPHPEAYLTAVELLQETDPDLFLEHCVALEDSTPGVAAAVASGVATVAIPHIVPLPEDERYILWETLAGRSLADLEDVVLARSLSDESGGYEAIGYESTQYGSGSYESLTFESAGAPGTAHD; encoded by the coding sequence ATGGACGGCACCATAGTGGACACCGAGCCCTACTGGATCGCGGCCGAACACGCGCTGGTTGAAGCCCATGGCGGAACCTGGTCCCATGAACAGGCCATGCAGCTCGTGGGCCAGTCGCTGACGTTCTCCGCCGGGCTCCTCCAGCAGGCCGGCGTCGATCTTGGCATACGGCAAATTATCGATACCCTCACAGCCGAAGTGGTGGCCAGCGTCCGGCAGCAGGTGCCCTGGCGCCCTGGCGCCCGGGAACTGCTGGAAGACCTGCACCAGGCAGGCGTGAGGTGTGCGCTTGTCACCATGTCCGAGGGGCCCCTCGCCCGGGAAGTGGTGGCCAGCCTTCCCCGGCCGTACTTCGAGGTGGTGGTGACCGGGGATACCGTGACGCAGGGAAAGCCGCACCCGGAGGCCTACCTGACCGCCGTCGAGCTGCTGCAGGAGACCGATCCGGACCTTTTCCTGGAGCACTGTGTTGCACTCGAAGATTCAACGCCGGGAGTGGCGGCCGCTGTCGCGTCCGGGGTTGCCACCGTTGCCATTCCACACATCGTCCCGCTGCCTGAGGACGAACGGTACATCCTGTGGGAGACCCTCGCAGGCCGTTCGCTGGCTGACCTTGAAGATGTGGTCCTCGCCCGCTCCCTCTCGGACGAGTCCGGCGGGTACGAGGCCATCGGGTACGAATCCACGCAGTACGGGTCCGGCTCGTACGAATCCCTTACGTTCGAAAGCGCCGGGGCCCCGGGGACTGCCCATGACTGA